The Streptococcus downei MFe28 DNA window CAGATTAGCTAGCTTTCAGGCATCAAGAATTAGTTCTACATTTTCTGTAGTCCGTAATCCTACTATGAAAATGATGGAGTTTTTGAGTCCTTTAGCTATACCTCAAGGCTCTATCTATTTTTCATTTTTTGAGCATTAGAATTGGTTGTCAGCTATAGTTCACAAAACAACTGGTATATACCATTTACAAAATACCATAAAAACACTATAATAAAGGAAAGAAAAACTCGTTGAAAGAGGGAATAACAATAATGGCAACCTACCTTAAGGCAGATCGTTTTTATTATGCTCATGAGACTAAGCCTGCTGGCTATCTTGAGTTGGTTGATGGGCGTTTTGGTCAGTGGACTGAGAGTGTACCTAGCGCTGCTCAGGTTTTAGATTACACGGGTTATCAGATTGCGCCAGGTTTGGTCGATACCCATATCCATGGCTTCGCCGGCCACGATGTTATGGATAATTCGGCCGAGGGTATGCTGGCCATGAGTCAGGCCTTGCCCAGTATGGGAGTGACTTCCTATCTGCCGACGACCCTTACCTCTAGTTTTGAACATTTACGTGATGTTTCAGCAACTGTGGCTTCGGTTGTAGATACGACTGATGGCGCTAAAATCCAAGGCATTTATTTCGAAGGTCCTTATTTTACAGAAAAGTATAAAGGAGCTCAAAATGCGGCTTATATGAAAGATCCAAGCCTGGAAGAATTCAAAATCTGGCAAGAAGCAGCCCAAGGCTTGATTAAAAAAATTGCCCTGGCCCCAGAACGCCAAGGAGTAGAATCCTTCGTCTCGGCGGTGACCAAGGATGGTGTGACGGTGGCTCTAGGTCACTCTAATGCGACCTATGCAGAAGCTAAGAAGGCTGTTGCAGCTGGTGCCAGTGTCTGGGTTCACGCCTATAACGGTATGCGAGGCCTCAATCATCGCGAGCCAGGTATGGTCGGAGCGGTTTACCACATTCCTCAGACCTATGCCGAATTGATTTGTGATGGTCATCACGTCTCCCCTGTGGCTTGTGACATCCTTATGCAACAAAAGGGCTATGACCATGTGGCTCTGATTACCGACTGTATGGCAGCTGGTGGTCAACCCGATGGGGACTATCTGCTGGGTGAATTTCCAGTAGTGGTCAAGGATGGGACAGCCCGCCTTAAGGCGGGAGGCAATCTGGCTGGCTCCATTCTCAAGCTCAAGGACGGTCTAAAAAATGTGGTAGATTGGGGCATAGCTAGCTCGGAAGAAGCCGTCCGAATGGCTACTTATATTCCAGCCAAGTCAGTTGGCCTTGAGGATAAGTGCGGTCAAATCAAGGCTGGACGTCCAGCAGACTTTATCGTTCTGGACAAGGATCTGAACCTGCAGGCCACCTATGTGGATGGCGAGGAAGTCTTTAATAAATAATACTCGTCGAAAATCAAAATTTTCCGACGGGCAAGGTAAATCTAAGCTTTGAAAAATCTTGATTGGCAATGGCAGCCACCATGGCGGTCTGCCTATACCTCTCACTAGCCCCAAAAGGAAAGCATCCTCGGCTTTCCTTTTCTTGATTTGCAGTATTAACGCACTTTGCCGGACGTAAGGACTGCCTGCAGTCCCTTGCGACACCCATCTGCTGTAATCCCTTTCCTACTATGCAACAGACATGTTAGTCAGACCTTTAACCAAATTCCACTAGGACTTGGCGTGGGAAATCCAGCCATAGCGGATTTCACTAAGGTGTTGTCTGGCAATACGAGAATAAAACAAGTCGATCTACTATTTTAGCTGAGTTAGTGAGGAAATTAGGTAGTTGCTATAGCGATTGTCGTTAGGGAGTCAGACAGAAAGAATGGCTTTGATAGTCGTCAAAACCTTCGTGGTCCCTAACTTTTCAATTTCAAGGTGTCGGGCTAAAATAGTCCACCGGGCTATTTTGCTACCCCAGAAAGGGTGACTAGCTGTCTATTGTACCTCGAATGGTGCCAAGACATCAGTCAACCACTGCGATCTCACCTCTTTAGAGGTAGTAGTCCTTGCTCTTTCCGATTCTTGATTTTATTTGAAAATAATTTTTTCTGTCAGGAGTTAGCAGGTGAAGCCTGCTTAGAGTTTTCATTGAGTATAAAGCGATTCATCTCTCAGGCTAAGGGTCTGAGAGATTTTCTTGACAAAGAATGTAAGTTCTCATATAATAAGTATACTTATTATATGAGAGGAGAAATTTTATGATAACTTTTTCTTTTTCGGCTGTGGTAAAGGGAACCAAAGAAAAGGCTTGGTTTTACTATGAAAATTTGGAACAGTGGTACCGATGGGAATCTGATTTAGAAGATATTTGTCTGGATGGTGCGTTCGAAACAGGTGTCTCAGGAACAATGACACTGTCAGGGATGCCTCCCTTGGCTTTTAACTTAGTGAAGGTCGTTGATCAACACTCTTTCACAGACATATCCGAAACGCCAGCAGGAAGCATACTTTTTGAACATGACATCATAGAAGGGGAGACGGGATTCATTACGTTAAAGCATAGTGTGTCTCTCGTGTGCGAAGAGCCTTCGGATGAGCAGGTTAATTTTTTAAAGCAAGTTTTTGCTGATGTCCCGAGCTCTGTCTTAACGCTAAAAGATATAGTAGAAAAGGAGTAGTATGTATCATTTTAATTCTTTATACAAGGATGACTATCAAAAATCAACCGGCTTACTATTTGCAAGAGTTTATAATAATTGGCATAGTCAAATCAAAAAGGAACTTCAAAAGCTTCAACTAACGCATCCGCAATTTATTATACTTGCTTCAGTTGCTGCTCTGGAGAAACAAGGAGACCTTGTCAGTCAAATCTGTCTAGCCAGTTTTTCGGATATGGACGTTATGACTGTTTCTCAGGTTGTCAAACTTTTGCTTAAAAAGAAACTAGTAGAGAGAAGAGAACATCCTAAAGACAGTCGATCTAAGATTGTTTCGCTTTCAGAAAGTGGATTTTCTATCTTAAATCGTGCCCTACCCTTAGTTGAAGCAGTCGATCAGGAGTTTTTCGGTAAATTAGACCAAAATCTTTTGGAATTCAATCAATGGTTAATGGACTTGGAGGAAAAAAATGGTTAGATATTGGCTAGGTGTTGTTTCGAAAGAGCATGTCATGTTAGGAGTCAAGGGTGGCTTTGGTCAGGTTTGTCATGGTCAGGCAGGACCTTTGAAGCGAATGAAAAAAGGAGATTATCTTTTATACTACAGTCCCAAGTATAAGATGAAGGATTCTAATGCATATCAAGCTTTTACAGCTGCGGGTAAAATAAGTGATAATCAAGTCTATTCTGTTGAGATGGCTCCAAACTTTATTCCTTATAGAAGAAATATTACATTTTATCACCCAGTGCGTGATTGTCCGATTGAGTTTGCGAGACAGTCCCCAGAGTGGAAAAAGTATGCTTCTCAGCTAAGATTCGGACACTTTGAAATAAGTAAGGATTTTTTCAACCCGATTTTTCAATATATGAAAATTGAAAAAGAAAGTCTGTCATGAGATAGATTAGACAATTTCCCCATCTTGTGCTACAATATCTGCAAGAAAGAGGTTGTTGCCCCACGGTCTTCTCAAGTGAGTCTAGGATAGTGAAAGCTAGACGAGGCTGAAGCAATAATTGGCGCTTTCAGAGTGAGCCAAGCTCAATTTTTTTAAACAAATGAAGTAATAAATTAGGGTGGAACCGCGTTTCTGACGCCCCTATGTCAACTGGCATGGTGGGAAGAAGGCGGTTCTTTTTCATTGTGCCAGAAAAGTTGCCAAGCCTAGGAATGCAGTGGCTCCAATTCAATCTTCTTTGCCTTGGAGCAAAGGTAGTTGGTCCCGCTTGACAACCGCTGGGGCGATTTGCTTGGGCTAGATACTTGTTTAACTTTCAAAAAAAGGATGTTTTTGAAAGCTAAACATCGCAAGCTATTACTACTAAGAAAGAAGGATATAATGAGTAAAAAATTGACCTTTCAGGAGATAATCTTAACACTGCAACAATACTGGAATGACCAAGGTTGTATGCTCATGCAGGCTTATGACAATGAAAAGGGGGCGGGAACCATGAGTCCCTATACCTTCCTGCGGGCTATTGGGCCTGAACCTTGGAATGCGGCCTACGTTGAGCCATCTAGGCGGCCTGCTGATGGGCGTTACGGGGAAAATCCTAACCGTCTTTACCAACACCACCAATTCCAAGTGGTTATGAAGCCTTCTCCATCAAATATTCAAGAACTTTACCTTGAGTCTTTGGAAAAATTGGGGATCAACCTTTTGGAACACGATGTCCGCTTCGTTGAGGATAACTGGGAAAACCCTTCAACAGGTTCTGCTGGTCTTGGTTGGGAAGTTTGGCTGGACGGGATGGAAATCACCCAGTTCACCTACTTCCAACAGGTCGGTGGTCTGCCAACAGGCCCTGTAACTTCTGAGGTTACCTATGGACTGGAACGCTTGGCTTCCTATATCCAAGAAGTAGATTCAGTTTACGACATCGAATGGGCACCAGGCGTTAAGTATGGCGAAATCTTCAAGCAGCCTGAGTACGAACATTCCAAATATAGCTTTGAAGTGTCTGACCAAGACATGCTTTTGGAAAACTTCGACAAGTTTGAAAAAGAAGCTGGGCGTGCTTTGAAGCTTAGTCTGGTTCACCCTGCCTATGACTATGTTTTGAAATGCTCTCACACCTTTAACCTCTTGGATGCCCGTGGGGCAGTTTCAGTTACCGAGCGGGCTGGTTATATTGCTCGCATTCGTAATCTAGCTCGGGTCGTTGCCAAGACCTTTGTAGCTGAACGCAAGAAATTAGGCTACCCACTTTTGGACCAGGCTACCCGTGAAAAACTTTTGGCTGAGGAGGACTAAGATGACGAAGAATTTACTAGTAGAATTAGGCTTGGAAGAATTGCCAGCTTATGTGGTAACCCCGAGTGAAAAACAACTGGGCCAAAAAATGGCTGCCTTTCTTAAGGACAATCGTCTATCTTTTGATAGCATCAAGACCTTCTCAACCCCTCGTCGCTTGGCAGTCCGAGTGATGGGTCTGGCAGACAAGCAGGAAGATTTGTCGGAGGACTTCAAGGGACCGTCTAAGAAGATTGCTTTGGATGCTGATGGTAATTTTACCAAGGCAGCTCAAGGCTTCGTTCGTGGGAAGGGCTTGACCACCGATGACATCGAATTCCGTCAGGTCAAGGGTGAAGAGTACGTTTACGTGACCAAGCAAGAGGCTGGTCAACCTGCAGAGGCTGTATTGGCGGGTGTCCCAGAGGTTCTCAATTCCTTGACTTTCCCCGTCAGCATGCACTGGGCTAGCAATAGCTTTGAGTATATCCGTCCTGTCCATACCCTCACGGTTCTCTTGGATGACCAAGCCCTAAATATGGATTTCTTGGATATTCACTCTGGTCGGGTCAGCCGTGGCCATCGTTTCCTAGGTCAGGAAACTCAGATTGGTACAGCGGATTCCTATGAGGATGATTTGCGAAAAGAATTTGTCATCGCTGATAGTCAAGAACGGCAAGGCATGATTGTTGAGCAAATTAAGGCTGTTGAAGCCGAGCAAAATGTCAGCGTCGATATTGCCCCTGACCTCCTCAATGAGGTCCTCAATCTGGTCGAATACCCGACAGCTTTCATGGGGCATTTTGATGAGAAATATCTGGAAGTTCCAGAAGAAGTGCTGGTAACCTCTATGAAGAATCACCAACGCTACTTTGTTGTTCGTGATAAATCTGGGAAGCTTCTGCCTAACTTTGTCTCTGTCCGTAATGGTAATGAGCACTACCTTGAAAATGTCATCAAGGGTAATGAAAAAGTTTTGGTTGCTCGCTTGGAAGATGGTGAATTCTTCTGGCATGAAGATCAAAAACTGAAAATCGCTGACTTGGTGGCCAAGTTATCCCATGTCACCTTCCATGAGAAAATTGGCTCTCTGTCTGAGCACATGGCAAGAACAAGTCTTATTGCCGACTATTTGGCTAAGACCGTTGGCTTGAGCGCTGATGAAAGTAAGGCCTTAGCACGGGCGGCCAGCATCTACAAGTTTGACCTTCTGACCGGTATGGTTGGTGAATTTGATGAGCTACAGGGGATTATGGGTGAAAAGTATGCCCTCTTAGCAGGTGAAGCGCCTGCCGTAGCGACAGCCATCCGTGAGCACTACCTGCCTGACTCTGCTGAAGGTGACCTACCTGAGACCAAGGTTGGAGCGGTTCTGGCTCTGGCTGATAAGTTTGATACCCTGCTGTCCTTCTTCTCCGTTGGTCTAATTCCAAGTGGTTCCAATGACCCTTACGCCCTACGTCGGGCGACCCAAGGGATTGTCCGTATCTTGGATGCCTTTGACTGGGCCGTCCCTCTGGACCAATTGGTCGATAATCTCTACGATTTGACCTTTGAAAGCCTGACTTACGCCCATAAAGAAGAAGTGATGGACTTTATCGCCGCCCGTGTGGATAAGATGATGGGAGCTGGTGTGCCCAAAGACATTCGCCAAGCAGTCTTGGCTGGTTCAAACTTTCTGGTACCGCAGATGTTAGCAGCGGCAGAGGCCCTGCAGGTAGCTTCGCAAGCCGATAATTACAAGCCAGCCGTTGAGAGCCTGGCACGGGTCTTCAATCTAGCGGAAAAAGCCCCAGCTGACATGACTGTCAATTCTGACCTTTTTGAAAATGACCAAGAAAAGGCCCTAGCCCAAGCAGTAGCTAACCTTAGTCTAGGTGATGACATCAAGGAAAATCTGGACCAACTCTTTGGCCTCAGCCCAGTCATTGATGCCTTCTTCGATAATACTATGGTCATGAGCGATGATGAGGCCCTTAAGAATAACCGTCTGGCTCTCTTGTCAGCCCTAGCCCAAAAGGCTAAAACAGTTGCTGCCTTCAATCAGCTTAATACGAAATAAGCGCAGTGGGCATACGGAGACCTTCGTCTGCAGGGATGTCTGGCCACTTTCGTAAAAATCAAGGAGCTGCCCCTGCATCATGCATTAAAGAATGGAATGAATCCGCCAAGGACTCTTGAGATGAGGAAACTAGATTATTTGCCTCGCTTCCTTATTTTCAGGCTCGGGTCAAGATGTTTGATGTTGAAAAAGTAAGAAGTTAAGGACTTTTGTTCCTACCTTATCCTTTGAGTCGCTTAACGGCTTGGCGACACTCTAACCAGACAGTCGATTTTACTGTCTGGTTAGAGTTAGTCAGGGAGTTAGGCAATCAGAATAGTGGTTGCCGTTGGAAATCGAGACATTTTAATGACCGATTTTCTTAACATAGCGACAGCCAGATAAGCGAGTCGATAATGCTCGATTATCTGGCTTAGTAAGAAGTTTAGGCAAACCACAATAGTGGTTGCCGTTGGAAATCGAGACATTTTAATGACCGATTTTCTTAACATAGCGACAGCCAGAAAGCGAGCCGATAATGCTCTATTATCTGGCTTAGTAAGAAGTTTAGGCAAACCACAATAGTGGTTGCCGTTGGAAATCGAGACATTTTAATGACCGATTTCCTTAACTTATTGAAAGGAGTAGAACTCGCCCTAAGGGCTGTGTCAAAAAGATAAAAAAACAACTTAGAGGCTAGTGTCTTCGTTGATTTTCTAATTTGACTGTACCTTGACGGGCTTGGTATCTTAATTATGGATCCTAAAAAGATTGCTCGGATTAACGAGCTTGCGAAAAAGAAGAAAACGGTCGGCTTGACTGGTGAAGAGAAGGTTGAGCAGGCCAAACTTCGTGAAGAATACCTGAAAGGTTACCGCCGTTCCATGCGTCACCACATTGAAGGAATCAAGTTGGTTGACGAAGGGGGCAATGATGTGACCCCAGAAAAGCTTCGCCAAATCCAGCGTGAAAAGGGCCTCCACGGGCGTAGCCTAGATGACCCTAATAGTTAATAGTTCTTCTAAAGGCCAGCCTTGTTGCTGGTCTTTTTTGCATTAATTGAACCTACCTAAACTTCTTTGAAAATAGATAATTCTTCTTAGGCCCTTCATCGCCTTTGTCAAAATTCCTAATTCTCCACGAAGTACTTGACAGCTTTGTATCTTGTTTGTTCAGATGTAAGGACTTTGTTGGGGG harbors:
- the glyS gene encoding glycine--tRNA ligase subunit beta gives rise to the protein MTKNLLVELGLEELPAYVVTPSEKQLGQKMAAFLKDNRLSFDSIKTFSTPRRLAVRVMGLADKQEDLSEDFKGPSKKIALDADGNFTKAAQGFVRGKGLTTDDIEFRQVKGEEYVYVTKQEAGQPAEAVLAGVPEVLNSLTFPVSMHWASNSFEYIRPVHTLTVLLDDQALNMDFLDIHSGRVSRGHRFLGQETQIGTADSYEDDLRKEFVIADSQERQGMIVEQIKAVEAEQNVSVDIAPDLLNEVLNLVEYPTAFMGHFDEKYLEVPEEVLVTSMKNHQRYFVVRDKSGKLLPNFVSVRNGNEHYLENVIKGNEKVLVARLEDGEFFWHEDQKLKIADLVAKLSHVTFHEKIGSLSEHMARTSLIADYLAKTVGLSADESKALARAASIYKFDLLTGMVGEFDELQGIMGEKYALLAGEAPAVATAIREHYLPDSAEGDLPETKVGAVLALADKFDTLLSFFSVGLIPSGSNDPYALRRATQGIVRILDAFDWAVPLDQLVDNLYDLTFESLTYAHKEEVMDFIAARVDKMMGAGVPKDIRQAVLAGSNFLVPQMLAAAEALQVASQADNYKPAVESLARVFNLAEKAPADMTVNSDLFENDQEKALAQAVANLSLGDDIKENLDQLFGLSPVIDAFFDNTMVMSDDEALKNNRLALLSALAQKAKTVAAFNQLNTK
- a CDS encoding EVE domain-containing protein; amino-acid sequence: MVRYWLGVVSKEHVMLGVKGGFGQVCHGQAGPLKRMKKGDYLLYYSPKYKMKDSNAYQAFTAAGKISDNQVYSVEMAPNFIPYRRNITFYHPVRDCPIEFARQSPEWKKYASQLRFGHFEISKDFFNPIFQYMKIEKESLS
- a CDS encoding MarR family winged helix-turn-helix transcriptional regulator, producing the protein MYHFNSLYKDDYQKSTGLLFARVYNNWHSQIKKELQKLQLTHPQFIILASVAALEKQGDLVSQICLASFSDMDVMTVSQVVKLLLKKKLVERREHPKDSRSKIVSLSESGFSILNRALPLVEAVDQEFFGKLDQNLLEFNQWLMDLEEKNG
- the nagA gene encoding N-acetylglucosamine-6-phosphate deacetylase, translating into MATYLKADRFYYAHETKPAGYLELVDGRFGQWTESVPSAAQVLDYTGYQIAPGLVDTHIHGFAGHDVMDNSAEGMLAMSQALPSMGVTSYLPTTLTSSFEHLRDVSATVASVVDTTDGAKIQGIYFEGPYFTEKYKGAQNAAYMKDPSLEEFKIWQEAAQGLIKKIALAPERQGVESFVSAVTKDGVTVALGHSNATYAEAKKAVAAGASVWVHAYNGMRGLNHREPGMVGAVYHIPQTYAELICDGHHVSPVACDILMQQKGYDHVALITDCMAAGGQPDGDYLLGEFPVVVKDGTARLKAGGNLAGSILKLKDGLKNVVDWGIASSEEAVRMATYIPAKSVGLEDKCGQIKAGRPADFIVLDKDLNLQATYVDGEEVFNK
- the glyQ gene encoding glycine--tRNA ligase subunit alpha, which produces MSKKLTFQEIILTLQQYWNDQGCMLMQAYDNEKGAGTMSPYTFLRAIGPEPWNAAYVEPSRRPADGRYGENPNRLYQHHQFQVVMKPSPSNIQELYLESLEKLGINLLEHDVRFVEDNWENPSTGSAGLGWEVWLDGMEITQFTYFQQVGGLPTGPVTSEVTYGLERLASYIQEVDSVYDIEWAPGVKYGEIFKQPEYEHSKYSFEVSDQDMLLENFDKFEKEAGRALKLSLVHPAYDYVLKCSHTFNLLDARGAVSVTERAGYIARIRNLARVVAKTFVAERKKLGYPLLDQATREKLLAEED
- a CDS encoding DUF896 family protein, whose product is MDPKKIARINELAKKKKTVGLTGEEKVEQAKLREEYLKGYRRSMRHHIEGIKLVDEGGNDVTPEKLRQIQREKGLHGRSLDDPNS